The genomic segment TGTGCTTTTAAGAGCAAAAGTAGTTCACATATTGAATCTAGATAATTTTAAACAAATTAATgatgaaattttagaaaattgatcGTGGCTAATAAAAAACTTAACATAAAAAGGAATGGAGTATATATGGGAACTATCTAAGCTTTAATTGGTTCCTTAATTAACATAAATCTCAGATGCCATTAGGTTTTTTCACTACACATAACATATCTCTTGAGCTTTTATGATAACTTAGGTCGGTATCTATTTGGAGAATAGGAATTTGTAAAATTCAAAGTAAACAGATCATTTCCTAAAAGAatttggaaaatatgctctcACCCCCAAATGAGGCCTACGTTCACAAGTATGACAAGACCTATGTAATGTTTTCTAGCCCAATCTCATCATCAGTTTAGGGCCAAATTTCAACAAAGATATCATCAAATGGTGTGGGCTAATCGGATCCTTGGACCAGCTCGGCCCACCACCCAAGTCGTTTTTAATTTTATTGTAAACTAGAatgaattattttcttttttgaggaaCTGGTCTAGGCATTTATTCAAGCCTGTATGTGAGTAATAAAGATGATTGTACTACTGGACTAATTGTTAGTTGCCCGGAATAGTTAATTTACACTTAACATTGCTGGGAGAGAGAATGTTAGCATTGAAAGATTTACAATCTAAAACAAATGTAACTCCAAAGTTTGTTGGGAGCAAAACATACTTTTCTAGAAGCTAGGATTCTATAGTTCTGATATAGCCTCCATCTCTCTTTCTAACCATGGTGAGGTATTGACTGTTCTAAAAGTTGGATTTGGTTTCCATAAATGCAGCCATGGATTGTTCAGGTGCAAATATGGGAGAAGAAGATTTTTCCATAAGTGACAAGTTCATATTTCTGTATGAAGATTTCGAGGGTGACCGAATGctggttggtgatgttccatgGGAGTAAGTATTACTTGTTTGCAATCTGCCAACCATCTCATTAATATCCCAATATCATACCAAGAATATGTTACCAGGCTCAAACGATCCATTTAATTATGTCCTACATTTATACTACTGCAAAACTAAAGCCATCTCGTGCTGTTGTATTTTCATAATTAAACTGCTATACATTACATTTCCCAATCTATCCCTTTATAATAATCTCCGCACAAGTTAAAATCATTGTAGGTGTCAAGTAAAATCTCAATTATCTCAGAAAAAGAATAATTATATGAAGGATAAAATCAAGCTTAAAAGTAATTATATGAAGGATAAAATCAAGCTTAAAAGTTATTGAGAGTTGAAAGGTCAAAAGGTTAGGAGAATTCATGCTAAGTACTTCCAAATGTCTTATAGCTTTTTAGGTAATAACAATTAACATCAAATTATTAAGATTGTGTCAAAAAGGCAATAAATAATGTTGTTGTGCATTTTCTACAGGTTATTTCTAGCATCTGCTAAAAGATTATACATTGCCCGAAACCCAACATCAAGAGACAAAGGTAACTTGAAGATAGATTTGTGTATTACCTGTAGGTTACAAATTTCTTTCTAGATTTACTGATGCATGTTGAAACTGCTTATATACGAGCATATGTTTGTGTTACATAATTTCTTTCAGGTCATGATGAAGGTGACAAGAAAGATGCAACTGAAGAAGCAACAATTAACTGAAGTCACCTATAAAGCAAGTAGATCAAAATGTTGTGCATCTGCACACTATATGACTGAACATTTCATGATCTGACATGTATAGTTCTCAACTAGTGTCCCACTTCTTGTACTAGTgaaactagctagctagcaatGAACAGTATGTATGTTGTACCAATCGTCCTTCATAATCAATGTGCATATAGTTTTTTAGCATTACCACATATAAAGAATTCTGCAAAGAGAAAAACATGTAGATGTTTCAATGGTAGAACACCAAGCAGATACAACTTGTTGAGTAACCGCATTATGTTTATTATCTTTGCACTTTTGTTgagatttaattgctttatgaGTCTACACCGGATATATGGTCAAATGGTTAAAAAAAGTGCAAATCTCTTGCCGATATCACAAAACGAATGCTGGCTTATTTGTGTCACTTAAAAAAGTTAATCTTCACACCTTTATTTTAGTAAGTCTGAGTTAGATTGTGAATAACTTATTACCCTTAGTGGTATTATAGGGATGGAGAGGAGATAGGTTCACAGTTCTTCCTTTTGTCTGCCCTCCAACTTCCACTGCGTCAAACTTTGGGTACTCTTGCTGAGATATGCAGTCAAttgcaaacaatagcaatgaTAACTATACAGTGCATGTATTGCTCCATACCGTTCCATAGTCTTATTTGTCCCGTGCGCGCCAAAGCCTCGCCATCTCCTTGTATCTTGCAACTCGCAAGCACCAGCCAAGACCTAGTTTCCCTACCTCCACCAATCTCCATATAGCCCATCCCAATAACCATTAGCACTGCCGGTGCTGGCTTCAACATTTCTTGCTTGGGTTATAAATGGTGTCAACGATGGATCGGCACTAGGATAGAAAAGGCCCATGGCAAAGATCTGTTAGCAACAATATCTTTTCGGTTGAACGAGAGAAGGTGTGTCAATTCCGCATGTCAAGGTAGGCACAAATGGCAATGACATTGCCAGAGAGACAATCAAGTGCTTGATCATCAAGTCAAAGAGAAAAATGTAGTGCATCCATGATATTGAAGCAAGGCTTATAGTTTGAGTTATTTATCATACAAGGCAGGATTGTTGGACTAGCCAGATGCTCCTATCCAACTATGCGTCTCAAGAAAAACTCTGACAATGTCCATGTATCTCCATATTTTCCCAAACCTCTTTAGTATTCTTAAGGTAACAGGTCAGTCTAGTTGAAGTTCTCCTAATACTTATATTGCGATAGACATGGGAAATCTCGGATGCAAGTAAATATTTCATTTTTCTATGCAAGCCATGTTGTTTAATTAGTTGTAGAGTATTTTTCATTAATGTTGCTATGTTTGGTAAGTTGTTGTTATTATTATTGCTATACGAGACATGTATCTGAATTGGTATTTTATACACTTGCGGAAGTGTGAAGACCTTTGGCTAGAAAAATAATGTTTTCATTAATTAGTCCACTACTAGAAAGTACATTGACATTCTCTTCATTTCTAATTTTGTGTACTAGCAGATTGTGTTAACAAAACCAAGGAGAGAAAATTTATATATGACTATCTTACAATCGATATATTTCTCTACTACTTTATGTTTGTTACACAGTATCCCTAGGAGTATTACTAGTTGCCATGAAACTCTATATAGAATATGACATTGCTATATATATAAGCGTGGAATTGTATTTCGTATCTAAAGCTCTTTACTTAAATTGAACActactaataaaaaataatttctatAAGAACATCATGCATGCTCAGTCCTTAATCTGCATTTACTACAGAAATAAAATCAGACTATTATTTCTCACAACTATGGATGTCTCCCTATCATGAACAACTACGAACTACCAGACAAATCAAGTTCATCACCATGTCTATAACAACTATGGACTAACAGACGAATCAAGTTCATCACCCTATCTATAAGAACTATGGACTACCAGACGAATCATGTTACTCACCATGTCTATGAAGAATTCAAGAAGAGAAAATCTGAAGGATTTGTTTGTATATAGATACATCAATGGCCATGCAcaacaattattttttatatcatcAATGCATTGcaacatatatgaaaatataatgCCAAGATATGGTGAACTTTATTAATTGGATATTTAATACTAGAGATATAGATTGCGCAAGCATATTTATACCGATAATGTATTTCCAATCACGTCCTGATATCTTTCCAAATTTAAAGTTATTCTTCCATCAAAAGAGAACTTTTCAATATCACCCTCACAACTTcaagttttgatcatatttGCACATGATATAGCAAAACAAATAAATACTAAATATGCAAAACATTATGCTATGCTATATAACCTTATCCTATCATGATATGTGATTATTTATAAATTAGTTCACAATTGTATTTTGTTTAGTAAACTTAATATCATATCATTATAATAATATGTGtgcaattaaaaaataaatcacaaACTATGTACTGGACTATTTGGAGGATAAATTTGGAACTAAACCACTATTAGAAATGTGACAGAATTACTTATTCATGATCACCTTGAAGTATATACAATAAAGTGTAGCTTCTATTCTACAAATTCACAAGATATTGAGTGTAAAATAGCTAGTTTGAatggttttttttaaataacttAGTGTGCAAGGATGAGTTTGCTAAAATACACACCCCATTGAACTTTCTTTAGCTCTAGTGTTGTGTTATAAATAGCCCTGATCGGCTTTCCATTTTATATGCCTATTATGACCAACAAAGATTTTAAAGAGCATTGATCAATGTAAGTAGCAACCCCATGAGCTTACAGTTTTGTACCTTTCCAATTTGGTTTCTCCCTACTCCATTTCTCTCTTTGAataacatatatacatacaatttCGATATGCTTGTCGCTAGTTTGTTATTTTGATTAAATACCTAATAGAGTGCATATTGGGACTGATCTCATATGGATGAGATGAAGAGTATGAATGCTTCTATTGAGCTTGAGGCTGAGGTGAAGCCAAGATTGTCATCATCAAGGTTTGTGAAGGTTTTCATGCAGGGGGAAGTTGTTGGCAGGAAGATAAACTTGGCTGTTCACAAGAGCTATGCTTCATTGTCCTTCACCTTGAAAAGATTGGGCAACAATTATTCTAGTAAGTTAGATATTCTGATATGCATCCATGTCCCATACACATAAGTTAATCTGCTGATTAAAGGTCGTTAATGAATTCACATGTATATGTAGCCTCTGCTATATAGTTCAAATGCAGCACCTTGTTTCTAGCACTTAATTATTATGTTAAAATAGTAAATCTTCTAAGAAAGGCATGAAAAATTCTTAAACTGTTCCACCTTGATTTCATATTTTAAACCTAGAGTTATGTTCTAGTTTCTAATTTGTATATAATTTTGGTGGCATGACATATTTGTTGAATATATGGAGGATCTGTATCTTGCTTATTACTTAGTATTTATGGGCATATATAGCCTTGAACAACTTGGGTTAAACCTTTTCTTTAGATAGGAGAATTACCATAATATATAGTAGCTTGTAaagtttcatattttctttatggCCATACACATAGAAGCTTTGCTAGCTTATAAATCTTAAAGTGGAAAACAAATAGTAGAGAACGTATTGTGTAGGACATACGTCTAGCACAGTTGGTGGATGGTATGGCTGTGCACCTCTACCACCTAGATTTGAGTTCTCTTTGTTTGAATTTAGATAGCCtcttttttagtattttctAAGAGTAGACTCTATAGGCAAAATAACTGTCAGTTATTACAATACAAAGGTGTCCAATTTACTTCAATTTTTTAATCATGTACACCCTTACAGATTACTAAAACCAAGCTTGTTttatttgagaaaaaagttCAAAACATACTTGAGCACATCATCAcccaaaatatataaataaacaaGTCTAAATTTACCAATATCAAGTTATTAACTATTCTTCAATTACCTAGTGCCATCATGCGAACTTAATGACGGCTTAGTAaacaatgaagaagatgatgcatCATATGACAACAACTTCATTCTTTTCCATGATAACGTGGAGGGTGATCGTTTCTTCCTTGGTGAAGTCCCATGGGAGTGAGTTTTCGGTTCCTATTATGTGTCCTTTTGTATTCCTTTCAAGTTATTAATTGAGCTGGTTATGAAAGATAATAACAAGTTACTATTGCAGACTTTTCACAATTTCAGTCAAGAGGATCTATATTGTTCCTATGGAACAAGAGAATGGTGCGCACATGATCTACTGCCTTACATACATTCCTACTCATACAAATGAAAACTTAAAGAAATAATTACATATTCATTATGCTGTGATATTTTGGACCACATTTGGTGAATTtgttaattcttttttttaagaatttgttACTTCTCTACATGTAACAATCAAAACTTACCGGTTGCGATTGCAGAtaatgaggaggaagaagatggagaGCATCATGATGGCAATGGTCCTACTTCTGCTGCTCCCCCGGAGGGAGATGACACTCCTGCTAACAGATGGGGTTGCTGATGATGGAGATGCTACATCAGCTACTTTTGCTGATGACGGGGTTGCTGAGGAGTAGCCAAGAAATATGAAAAGAAGCAGCATGCAACCATGGATGCATTACTCCTGCAACCCAGCTTCCCATGCTTCAAACGCGTGGCAGTCGCAGTTGCAGCATGCTCGTTTCTTTTTAGTTATTGTATTTTTAACTATCTCATTATATGCGCACTTCTTCTTAGACTAAACTATTCGTAGCTTCGATGAACTGAACCTTTTTGTCTGTTATTTATTCTTATATTAAATTACCTGCCCTTTTGTACGGGTTTAACAATGCATGATATGGGAACTACTTGTAGCCTAAAAAAAAGTACTCTCAGTTAGCTTCAATCATCTGCTCTATCCTCTATTTTTTGTGTTCACTTCAACTACGATCATACTAGAAGATCAATCACCTACCACCCATACTGTGTGTGTGTTTTAGGATTTGCCATCTTTCTGTTTGCGTTGGCGATCCAGCATCTTTTTCATTGAAATAGCTCTGATTTGCCACTATCTATGTATTCTTCTATCTTCCATAGTAATGGCTAGATcacactttattttttttagagtcCAACACTTGACTTTGCTGCACCCAGCCCAAATGCTCAAGCTTAAGTTGAGTGCACCTAATCCAAGCGCTCAAGCGGCCACAGATCATCTTTCTCTGATGCCACCCAGGGCCGTACCGCAGTATATAGGGGCCCTGTGCAAAATTGAAATTACACTCTCAGAAAAGAAGATATCTTTTCTCGAATACAGTCGTATGTGTACTGTTAAAAACAGAATTAATGTTATATATgg from the Phragmites australis chromosome 19, lpPhrAust1.1, whole genome shotgun sequence genome contains:
- the LOC133900220 gene encoding putative auxin-responsive protein IAA28; the encoded protein is MKSMNASIELEAEVKPRLSSSRFVKVFMQGEVVGRKINLAVHKSYASLSFTLKRLGNNYSMPSCELNDGLVNNEEDDASYDNNFILFHDNVEGDRFFLGEVPWELFTISVKRIYIVPMEQENEFVTSLHVTIKTYRLRLQIMRRKKMESIMMAMVLLLLLPRREMTLLLTDGVADDGDATSATFADDGVAEE